One Brassica napus cultivar Da-Ae chromosome C2, Da-Ae, whole genome shotgun sequence DNA window includes the following coding sequences:
- the LOC106375654 gene encoding zinc-finger homeodomain protein 5-like isoform X3: protein MSLRSSSVPPARTGSYLVALILINSRRKMDMRSHEMIERRSDDNGNNDHHQSKSSSISAAAKTTVRYRECLKNHAANVGGSVQDGCGEFMPSGEEGTLEALRCAACDCHRNFHRKEVDGVGSSAHHPRHHHQYGGGGGRRPPPPNMMLNPLMLPPPPNYAQMHHHKYGVSPPSGMVTPMSVAYGGGGGAESSSEDLNMYGQSSGEHGGGATAGQMGFSKKRFRTKFTTEQKERMMEFAEKLGWRMNKQDEEELKRFCNEIGVKRQVFKVWMHNNKSNAKKPTTTTPGTL from the exons ATGAGTTTAAGATCTTCTTCGGTTCCTCCTGCAAGAACTGGGTCTTACCTCGT ggctttgattttaattaactCAAGAAGAAAAATGGATATGAGAAGCCATGAAATGATAGAGAGAAGAAGTGATGACAATGGAAACAATG ATCACCATCAATCTAAGTCTTCCTCCATCTCCGCCGCCGCTAAAACCACCGTACGGTACCGGGAGTGTCTGAAGAACCACGCGGCGAACGTCGGAGGTAGTGTACAAGATGGATGCGGCGAGTTTATGCCCAGTGGTGAAGAAGGAACACTAGAAGCTCTCAGATGCGCTGCTTGCGATTGCCACCGTAATTTTCACCGGAAAGAAGTCGACGGTGTTGGAAGCTCTGCTCATCACCCCCGTCACCACCACCAGTACGGGGGAGGAGGAGGGAGAAGACCGCCGCCACCGAATATGATGCTTAACCCCCTCATGCTTCCTCCGCCGCCGAATTACGCTCAGATGCACCACCACAAGTACGGAGTGAGTCCCCCTAGTGGAATGGTGACGCCGATGAGCGTCGCTTACGGCGGAGGTGGAGGAGCTGAGTCGTCTAGCGAAGATCTGAATATGTACGGACAATCAAGCGGAGAGCACGGAGGAGGTGCTACGGCGGGGCAGATGGGGTTTTCGAAGAAACGATTTAGGACAAAGTTCACGACGGAGCAGAAGGAAAGGATGATGGAGTTTGCGGAGAAGCTAGGGTGGAGGATGAACAAGCAAGACGAGGAAGAGCTCAAGAGGTTCTGTAATGAGATCGGAGTTAAGAGACAAGTGTTCAAAGTGTGGATGCATAACAACAAGAGCAATGCCAAgaaaccaacaacaacaacaccaggAACTCTCTAA
- the LOC106375654 gene encoding zinc-finger homeodomain protein 5-like isoform X1, which translates to MSLRSSSVPPARTGSYLVALILINSRRKMDMRSHEMIERRSDDNGNNGAGNISSIITNEDNCNGNNNNNTRVSCNSQTLDHHQSKSSSISAAAKTTVRYRECLKNHAANVGGSVQDGCGEFMPSGEEGTLEALRCAACDCHRNFHRKEVDGVGSSAHHPRHHHQYGGGGGRRPPPPNMMLNPLMLPPPPNYAQMHHHKYGVSPPSGMVTPMSVAYGGGGGAESSSEDLNMYGQSSGEHGGGATAGQMGFSKKRFRTKFTTEQKERMMEFAEKLGWRMNKQDEEELKRFCNEIGVKRQVFKVWMHNNKSNAKKPTTTTPGTL; encoded by the exons ATGAGTTTAAGATCTTCTTCGGTTCCTCCTGCAAGAACTGGGTCTTACCTCGT ggctttgattttaattaactCAAGAAGAAAAATGGATATGAGAAGCCATGAAATGATAGAGAGAAGAAGTGATGACAATGGAAACAATGGTGCTGGTAACATCAGTAGCATTATTACTAATGAAGATAATTGTAACGGCAATAATAACAACAACACTCGTGTCTCTTGCAACTCTCAAACCCTAGATCACCATCAATCTAAGTCTTCCTCCATCTCCGCCGCCGCTAAAACCACCGTACGGTACCGGGAGTGTCTGAAGAACCACGCGGCGAACGTCGGAGGTAGTGTACAAGATGGATGCGGCGAGTTTATGCCCAGTGGTGAAGAAGGAACACTAGAAGCTCTCAGATGCGCTGCTTGCGATTGCCACCGTAATTTTCACCGGAAAGAAGTCGACGGTGTTGGAAGCTCTGCTCATCACCCCCGTCACCACCACCAGTACGGGGGAGGAGGAGGGAGAAGACCGCCGCCACCGAATATGATGCTTAACCCCCTCATGCTTCCTCCGCCGCCGAATTACGCTCAGATGCACCACCACAAGTACGGAGTGAGTCCCCCTAGTGGAATGGTGACGCCGATGAGCGTCGCTTACGGCGGAGGTGGAGGAGCTGAGTCGTCTAGCGAAGATCTGAATATGTACGGACAATCAAGCGGAGAGCACGGAGGAGGTGCTACGGCGGGGCAGATGGGGTTTTCGAAGAAACGATTTAGGACAAAGTTCACGACGGAGCAGAAGGAAAGGATGATGGAGTTTGCGGAGAAGCTAGGGTGGAGGATGAACAAGCAAGACGAGGAAGAGCTCAAGAGGTTCTGTAATGAGATCGGAGTTAAGAGACAAGTGTTCAAAGTGTGGATGCATAACAACAAGAGCAATGCCAAgaaaccaacaacaacaacaccaggAACTCTCTAA
- the LOC106375654 gene encoding zinc-finger homeodomain protein 5-like isoform X2: MDMRSHEMIERRSDDNGNNGAGNISSIITNEDNCNGNNNNNTRVSCNSQTLDHHQSKSSSISAAAKTTVRYRECLKNHAANVGGSVQDGCGEFMPSGEEGTLEALRCAACDCHRNFHRKEVDGVGSSAHHPRHHHQYGGGGGRRPPPPNMMLNPLMLPPPPNYAQMHHHKYGVSPPSGMVTPMSVAYGGGGGAESSSEDLNMYGQSSGEHGGGATAGQMGFSKKRFRTKFTTEQKERMMEFAEKLGWRMNKQDEEELKRFCNEIGVKRQVFKVWMHNNKSNAKKPTTTTPGTL, translated from the coding sequence ATGGATATGAGAAGCCATGAAATGATAGAGAGAAGAAGTGATGACAATGGAAACAATGGTGCTGGTAACATCAGTAGCATTATTACTAATGAAGATAATTGTAACGGCAATAATAACAACAACACTCGTGTCTCTTGCAACTCTCAAACCCTAGATCACCATCAATCTAAGTCTTCCTCCATCTCCGCCGCCGCTAAAACCACCGTACGGTACCGGGAGTGTCTGAAGAACCACGCGGCGAACGTCGGAGGTAGTGTACAAGATGGATGCGGCGAGTTTATGCCCAGTGGTGAAGAAGGAACACTAGAAGCTCTCAGATGCGCTGCTTGCGATTGCCACCGTAATTTTCACCGGAAAGAAGTCGACGGTGTTGGAAGCTCTGCTCATCACCCCCGTCACCACCACCAGTACGGGGGAGGAGGAGGGAGAAGACCGCCGCCACCGAATATGATGCTTAACCCCCTCATGCTTCCTCCGCCGCCGAATTACGCTCAGATGCACCACCACAAGTACGGAGTGAGTCCCCCTAGTGGAATGGTGACGCCGATGAGCGTCGCTTACGGCGGAGGTGGAGGAGCTGAGTCGTCTAGCGAAGATCTGAATATGTACGGACAATCAAGCGGAGAGCACGGAGGAGGTGCTACGGCGGGGCAGATGGGGTTTTCGAAGAAACGATTTAGGACAAAGTTCACGACGGAGCAGAAGGAAAGGATGATGGAGTTTGCGGAGAAGCTAGGGTGGAGGATGAACAAGCAAGACGAGGAAGAGCTCAAGAGGTTCTGTAATGAGATCGGAGTTAAGAGACAAGTGTTCAAAGTGTGGATGCATAACAACAAGAGCAATGCCAAgaaaccaacaacaacaacaccaggAACTCTCTAA
- the LOC106375654 gene encoding zinc-finger homeodomain protein 5-like isoform X4: MDMRSHEMIERRSDDNGNNDHHQSKSSSISAAAKTTVRYRECLKNHAANVGGSVQDGCGEFMPSGEEGTLEALRCAACDCHRNFHRKEVDGVGSSAHHPRHHHQYGGGGGRRPPPPNMMLNPLMLPPPPNYAQMHHHKYGVSPPSGMVTPMSVAYGGGGGAESSSEDLNMYGQSSGEHGGGATAGQMGFSKKRFRTKFTTEQKERMMEFAEKLGWRMNKQDEEELKRFCNEIGVKRQVFKVWMHNNKSNAKKPTTTTPGTL, from the exons ATGGATATGAGAAGCCATGAAATGATAGAGAGAAGAAGTGATGACAATGGAAACAATG ATCACCATCAATCTAAGTCTTCCTCCATCTCCGCCGCCGCTAAAACCACCGTACGGTACCGGGAGTGTCTGAAGAACCACGCGGCGAACGTCGGAGGTAGTGTACAAGATGGATGCGGCGAGTTTATGCCCAGTGGTGAAGAAGGAACACTAGAAGCTCTCAGATGCGCTGCTTGCGATTGCCACCGTAATTTTCACCGGAAAGAAGTCGACGGTGTTGGAAGCTCTGCTCATCACCCCCGTCACCACCACCAGTACGGGGGAGGAGGAGGGAGAAGACCGCCGCCACCGAATATGATGCTTAACCCCCTCATGCTTCCTCCGCCGCCGAATTACGCTCAGATGCACCACCACAAGTACGGAGTGAGTCCCCCTAGTGGAATGGTGACGCCGATGAGCGTCGCTTACGGCGGAGGTGGAGGAGCTGAGTCGTCTAGCGAAGATCTGAATATGTACGGACAATCAAGCGGAGAGCACGGAGGAGGTGCTACGGCGGGGCAGATGGGGTTTTCGAAGAAACGATTTAGGACAAAGTTCACGACGGAGCAGAAGGAAAGGATGATGGAGTTTGCGGAGAAGCTAGGGTGGAGGATGAACAAGCAAGACGAGGAAGAGCTCAAGAGGTTCTGTAATGAGATCGGAGTTAAGAGACAAGTGTTCAAAGTGTGGATGCATAACAACAAGAGCAATGCCAAgaaaccaacaacaacaacaccaggAACTCTCTAA
- the LOC111210434 gene encoding glutathione S-transferase T3-like, whose product MDYNPFTQSSNFVELLNSQQSISFGNYEDSTLSSSQVLLLHTDDVGERRERRKWTPTDDVVLISSWLNTSKDLVVGNKQKSGAFWKRIAAYFGASPKLVGCEQREASHSATREKSSGCNKNDVLKRAHEILYNNHKKKFTLEHAWKELRNGQKWCDLATAKNDGGSKKRKCDDGADSSSSQATESKRPAGVKAAKARGKKTMAEENALNEFQRMWDIKKQDLAMKERLSKMSLLDSLIAKTKTSSRL is encoded by the exons ATGGATTATAATCCATTTACGCAGAGTTCAAACTTTGTTGAGCTACTTAATAGCCAACAAAGTATTTCATTTGGTAACTACGAAGATAGTACACTATCTTCATCTCAAGTTCTTCTTTTACACACTGATGATGTTGGCGAGCGTCGGGAACGAAGGAAGTGGACGCCCACAGATGATGTTGTGTTGATCAGCTCGTGGCTAAACACGAGTAAAGATCTAGTGGTTGGCAACAAGCAAAAATCAGGCGCTTTCTGGAAGAGAATCGCAGCTTACTTTGGGGCAAGTCCAAAGCTTGTTGGCTGCGAACAGAGAGAGGCTAGTCACT CCGCAACTAGAGAGAAAAGTAGCGGATGCAATAAGAATGATGTCCTGAAAAGAGCTCATGAAATATTATACAACAACCACAAGAAGAAATTCACCCTTGAGCATGCTTGGAAAGAGTTAAGGAACGGTCAGAAGTGGTGTGACCTTGCCACTGCCAAAAACGATGGAGGCTCTAAGAAGAGGAAGTGTGATGATGGTGCAGATTCATCAAGCTCTCAAGCTACTGAATCCAAGCGTCCCGCCGGTGTGAAGGCTGCAAAGGCCCGTGGTAAGAAGACTATGGCAGAGGAAAATGCGCTGAATGAGTTTCAGAGAATGTGGGACATTAAAAAGCAAGACTTGGCAATGAAGGAGAGGTTATCGAAGATGAGTCTACTTGACTCTCTTattgcaaaaacaaaaacctcTAGCCGACTATGA